CAGACTACCTGCCCCTCGTGAGATTAGACAAGTCATTGAACAACAACAGCAATGGATTAGGAAAACCTTTGGCTCAGACTACCCTTATCTGTTTTGTCATTTTAGAAGTATTAAACAGAGTTCTTACCCCTCGTTTTCTAGTCTCAAACCATTGCCCAATCCCCCTCAAGTAACAGCAAGTGGAAATCCAATGGTTCGTCTTATTCGTCTGTTGATAGAGCAAGAAGACATTCGTGATAGCAATGGTCAAAAACCCTATTTTACTGGTAAGATTACCCGTTCTAGTCGCCTCCAAGAAGTAAGGGCTAAACACGGAATGGAAGCAGCTCAACTCTATGCTGACCACCTCAGTAGTGAAACGACATTTCAGCACTATGCACCTCCCACTAAGGAGCAAGTAGCGGTAGTAGATTTACCTTTTCAGGAGCTGCTGCTGAATTCGCAAAACCGCTTCCTCCCCTGGCAAACCTTACCTGAAAGCCTCCTCAAAAACCCTTCATCTCACGAACTCGACCTGGAAATTTCACCTCGTCTGGTGGTCTATGGTCATTGCACCCTTGACCCCAAAACAAACTGTATCTACAACCTTTATCCCAAATGTTACGGCTGTGGTAGTTTCCGCCCCAGTACGAGCAAATTACCCCTTTATGAACGGCAATATGCTGGAGAACACAAACGTATGGAGTCAGCTAAACAAGCTGGGGCAGCCCTGGCCTATGAAGAATCCAAGGCTACCCTAGAAGCAATGGATAAATGGCTATCAGATTTGAGGAAAGTTGCTAATGGCGAAGCAACTTAATCGAGAAAAACAGACTGCTGTCCTTCTCTCAGCCCAACAAAAGCGAAAAGAGCAGAAACGTGAACAAGTGTTTCGCGCTATTGAAGAGATTAAAAAAAGCGGTAAACCCTTGACCTTCCCTAACATTGCTCAAGTCGCTGGCTGTTCCATTTCCTACCTCTACAAATGGACGGAATTAACTGAATACATTCATGATTTACAGTCGCAAAAAACACAGCAACTAAATTCATTAGAGTCGAAACAACCTGGACCTCATAGCCTCAAAACTCTAAGCGAAGTATTCAAGCAACGGATTCGAGAACTGTCAGCTGAAAATAAAGAATTAAAGCGACAGAATCAGAACTTGAGAGGTCATGTTGCGGAAATCTTTGAGTTGAAGTCTGAATGTGAACGTCTGCGAACACAAATTAAGCAGTTGACCACACCTGAGTCATCCCCAAAAGTTGTTTCTCTGAACTCGGTTCCTAAGAAGTCTGATAATGGCGAACTCAAGAATCTATCTCAAGAAATTACTCATTTAATTACCGAAATGGGCATCAAAATCGGTGTTAGATTAAAACAGGAAATAGCCAAACACGAGCCAGAGAGAGTGAAGTTGGCAATATCCGCCTTCGAGCAATACCGAAGCCATAATAGTATCGAGAGTCCCGGTGCTTGCTTGCTGGCAATGATTCGTGATGAAGCTGAACCTAATGTTCCTCTCAAAGCGATGACTCCTCTTGAGGATGAGTTTGAACGTTGGTATTGTCAGGCTATTGAAAGTGGTTTCTGCCAAGATGTTCCAAAAAAATATTTACCCATACAGCAAGGAGAAATTCAGGTTAGAGTAAACAATGATAAATTTTCATCAGGTTATGAACTACTATCCTGGCAAATAGCTAAAGCGAAAATGGAATTAGATGAAGATTCATCAATATCTTGACTCAGGGTCAACTCTTTTATACCCTCGTTTTTCCCTTCGCTCTTGCAGTTTGTAGTAAGTTATTAACGCGGCTTGGTAATCAGGGCAATCTAAATCTTTTGACTTGCCAAACCCCCGATAGATGGCACTACCCCAAGTTTTGGTGATCGTCCACTCTCCAAATAGGTTTTGGCAAAGGGTTAAGGTGTAGAATCGCGTATCTCTTTGCCACTTCGATTGAAGCCATTTGTCAAGTTCGTAGGCAATTTTTACAGTCATCTCAACCACGTTTTTGCTTCGCAGGGAGCAAGAATGTATCAACACGATGATTTTAATAATTAGGCACTGAAAAGTACGGTAATGAGTCAAAAATACTAGTTACATTTTGTAAATTTTTCTGCTTTGTTAAAAGGGAGTTATCAGAGGTTACGTTGTAGAATAATTTAACAAAACTCAGTCACATCAAGGCTTCTACGACGTGGATTCTACATAAAGCACTGCAAAGAGCTATAAGGTTGCCTCTGTGGTTATTTGCCGGATTTCTGTCCCAATGATGTACCTGTAGGGTGTACACTCTGCGTTTTGAGCGTGTTAGATGTGATGTTTTTTCACCAGGGGCGATGCACTGTAACCCGCATTTTTGACAACGCCACTGGGCTTGTTGTTTAACTGAAGTGGCAATTTCTGACCAATTATCTGGATATAGAGAATGGGTAAACGTCATCAGTCTAATTAAACTAAAGCTTGACCAATTGTAATGCTTTCTAGCAGTACGAAAGCTTAACCAAATTCATATAGGCGATGGCTCCGCCCGCCGCAGGCATCGCTACTAGCCATAAATATCTTTTAATACAGCTTCTAGCCCCGCATTTAAATCTTGCAGTGCTGCATCTATACTTTCATAACTTTCTTTTCCCTGCCAAAACATTCCACCACAATCGAGTGCGCGTACAAAAGAATTGAGAGGACTATCTACGTCATAACCAATTTCAATCCAGCCTTCATGCTCATCTACCCAACGAGCAATATTTGGGTAAGTTTTTTCAAATGAAACTTTCATATTTCCCTCCAGAACTAATCACCACATCACTCATCATCATCTGGCAAATACAAAGCGCTGCTATCAGTCAGCCGTTTATGGAATTATCAACCAATCAAAACCTCGGCAACACTGTACCCGTGCCTGCATCTTTTTTTGTGCGGACATAAGCCTTGGTTGTATCGGTTTTACTATGCCCCAACTGATTTTGCACCTCAAAAACATTCTTATAATCCACCGCTCTCGTTGCGTGAGAATG
This Nostoc sp. 'Peltigera membranacea cyanobiont' N6 DNA region includes the following protein-coding sequences:
- a CDS encoding DUF6262 family protein, translating into MAKQLNREKQTAVLLSAQQKRKEQKREQVFRAIEEIKKSGKPLTFPNIAQVAGCSISYLYKWTELTEYIHDLQSQKTQQLNSLESKQPGPHSLKTLSEVFKQRIRELSAENKELKRQNQNLRGHVAEIFELKSECERLRTQIKQLTTPESSPKVVSLNSVPKKSDNGELKNLSQEITHLITEMGIKIGVRLKQEIAKHEPERVKLAISAFEQYRSHNSIESPGACLLAMIRDEAEPNVPLKAMTPLEDEFERWYCQAIESGFCQDVPKKYLPIQQGEIQVRVNNDKFSSGYELLSWQIAKAKMELDEDSSIS
- a CDS encoding WGR domain-containing protein — encoded protein: MTVKIAYELDKWLQSKWQRDTRFYTLTLCQNLFGEWTITKTWGSAIYRGFGKSKDLDCPDYQAALITYYKLQERREKRGYKRVDPESRY